One genomic region from Croceicoccus sp. YJ47 encodes:
- the fliR gene encoding flagellar biosynthetic protein FliR, translating into MSLPDFGFGNIEQELWRLIFTMVRIGAALIAAPIFGAATVPVQVRIVFAGAIAVFVLNWTPAGAVMPSDLLAIETMIALLTEAVVGFAFGFVLHLSFAAPVLAAEQIAGGMGMAIATAVDPNTGGQSGALGQYFTVVLTLIFLSVGGHLLWLRLLIESYQTFPPGAEWFGADRAMMIVGFAAQMFATAVAIALPVTLVLLLVQMATGVLSRSAPSLNLFSLGLPAGVLAGIAALIAAMPMLTDLFVALALDSVTHVAEIFG; encoded by the coding sequence ATGAGCCTCCCCGATTTCGGCTTCGGCAATATCGAGCAGGAGCTGTGGCGCCTGATCTTCACGATGGTGCGGATCGGGGCGGCGCTTATCGCGGCGCCCATTTTCGGCGCGGCGACCGTGCCGGTGCAGGTGCGCATCGTTTTCGCGGGCGCGATCGCGGTCTTCGTGCTGAACTGGACGCCGGCGGGCGCGGTCATGCCGTCGGACCTCCTCGCCATCGAAACGATGATCGCGCTGTTGACAGAGGCGGTCGTCGGTTTTGCGTTCGGCTTCGTGCTGCACCTGTCCTTTGCAGCACCGGTGCTCGCGGCTGAGCAGATTGCGGGCGGCATGGGCATGGCGATCGCGACCGCCGTCGATCCGAACACCGGCGGCCAGTCGGGCGCGCTGGGGCAATATTTCACCGTGGTGCTGACGCTCATTTTCCTGTCGGTGGGCGGGCACCTGTTGTGGCTGCGGCTGTTGATCGAAAGCTATCAGACCTTTCCCCCCGGTGCGGAATGGTTCGGGGCCGATCGCGCGATGATGATCGTGGGTTTCGCAGCGCAGATGTTCGCCACCGCGGTCGCCATCGCGCTTCCGGTGACGCTCGTGCTCCTGCTGGTACAGATGGCGACCGGCGTGCTGTCGCGGTCGGCGCCCTCGCTCAATCTCTTTTCGCTCGGCCTGCCTGCAGGGGTGCTGGCGGGGATTGCGGCGCTGATCGCGGCGATGCCGATGTTGACCGATCTGTTCGTCGCGCTGGCGCTCGATTCGGTCACCCATGTCGCGGAGATTTTCGGATGA
- a CDS encoding flagellar protein FliS, which produces MLVCRDPAEAYRRAAFDLRVSGSDVHALTALCFEEAIAAVNRACYAHLHGHTLLRGRAMARARSALTALKAGVDITHPMGEPLLTIYDAADAAIVHSMSHFDRDAMIRVSDDLQEIAGALAQAARNMA; this is translated from the coding sequence GTGCTGGTCTGCCGCGACCCTGCTGAAGCTTATCGCCGGGCGGCATTCGACCTTCGCGTTTCGGGCTCGGACGTCCACGCGCTGACGGCGCTGTGTTTCGAGGAGGCCATCGCGGCGGTCAACCGGGCCTGCTACGCACATCTGCACGGGCATACGTTGCTGCGCGGGCGCGCGATGGCGCGGGCGCGATCGGCCCTCACCGCGTTGAAGGCGGGCGTCGACATCACCCATCCCATGGGGGAACCGCTGCTCACCATTTATGACGCCGCCGATGCGGCGATCGTCCATTCGATGTCGCATTTCGACCGCGACGCGATGATCCGCGTGTCCGACGATCTTCAGGAAATCGCCGGCGCGCTGGCGCAGGCCGCGCGCAACATGGCGTGA
- a CDS encoding DksA/TraR family C4-type zinc finger protein gives MAGGWTRDGAVQDQIDDTVADAVSAARSRMPRGESLEYCAVCGEDIPEKRRQALPGVRNCIACQSTADKRTAHAGINRRGSKDSQLR, from the coding sequence ATGGCCGGAGGATGGACCCGCGACGGAGCGGTGCAGGATCAGATCGACGACACGGTGGCCGACGCGGTTTCGGCCGCCCGTTCACGCATGCCGCGCGGCGAGAGCCTCGAATATTGCGCGGTGTGCGGGGAGGATATTCCCGAAAAACGGCGGCAGGCGCTCCCCGGCGTGCGCAATTGCATCGCGTGTCAGTCCACAGCGGACAAGCGCACCGCCCATGCCGGCATCAATCGGCGCGGCTCGAAGGACAGCCAGTTGCGCTGA
- a CDS encoding flagellar biosynthesis protein FlhB, which translates to MSDDSGEKSQQPTEKRRKDATKKGDVLRSKELATAAAVMAGALWLRFGGGWMMGRLEDSARASLSFERADIDDFDSGRLMLDLLVAMLPPVLLLGMAVMIVTVISQLTIGDGRFMAANLQPKPSRLNPASGFKRMFGPNGLIELGKSVLKLILLGGMAAWWARDALPDVLALGRGDLTGQLTAAWEAITSLLMLLAVGLAMIAMIDFPIQWVRRMGRLKMTMQQVRDEYKESEGSPEKKAAIRNKQRQLSRGGVASAMAEADFVLTNPVQFAVALKYDPALVSAPIVLARGRAEKAAAMRELAAENRVPVLEYPALARSVYFTTRENQVIREELYAAVASVLAFVFALKRGERPARPDVTVPVEVQFDANGRAAAKPAKPVRNADGAP; encoded by the coding sequence ATGAGCGACGACAGCGGCGAAAAGTCGCAACAACCGACTGAAAAGCGCCGCAAGGACGCCACGAAAAAAGGCGACGTGCTGCGCAGCAAGGAGCTGGCGACGGCGGCGGCGGTGATGGCGGGCGCATTGTGGCTGCGGTTCGGGGGTGGCTGGATGATGGGGCGGCTGGAGGATTCGGCCCGGGCGAGCCTTTCGTTCGAGCGGGCCGATATCGACGATTTTGATTCCGGCCGGCTCATGCTCGACCTGCTCGTCGCGATGTTGCCGCCGGTGCTGCTGCTCGGCATGGCGGTGATGATCGTCACCGTGATCAGCCAGCTGACCATTGGCGACGGGCGCTTCATGGCGGCCAATCTCCAACCCAAGCCGTCGCGGCTCAATCCCGCCTCCGGGTTCAAGCGCATGTTCGGCCCCAACGGGCTGATCGAGCTGGGCAAGAGCGTGCTGAAGCTCATCCTGCTCGGCGGGATGGCGGCGTGGTGGGCGCGTGATGCCCTGCCCGACGTGCTGGCATTGGGCCGGGGCGACCTCACCGGGCAACTGACCGCCGCGTGGGAGGCGATTACCTCGTTGCTGATGCTGCTTGCCGTGGGGCTGGCGATGATCGCGATGATCGACTTTCCGATTCAGTGGGTCCGCCGCATGGGCCGGCTGAAAATGACGATGCAGCAGGTGCGCGACGAATATAAGGAAAGCGAGGGCAGCCCGGAGAAAAAGGCCGCCATCCGCAACAAGCAGCGGCAATTGTCGCGCGGCGGGGTGGCATCCGCGATGGCGGAGGCCGATTTCGTGCTCACCAACCCGGTGCAGTTCGCCGTCGCCCTGAAATACGATCCGGCGCTGGTAAGCGCGCCCATCGTGCTGGCGCGCGGGCGGGCGGAAAAGGCGGCCGCCATGCGCGAACTGGCGGCGGAGAACCGCGTCCCGGTGCTCGAATATCCGGCCCTTGCGCGTTCGGTCTATTTCACCACGCGCGAGAATCAGGTCATCCGCGAGGAACTCTATGCCGCCGTCGCCAGCGTACTGGCCTTCGTCTTTGCCCTGAAACGCGGGGAACGGCCGGCGCGCCCCGATGTCACCGTCCCGGTCGAGGTGCAGTTCGACGCCAACGGACGCGCCGCGGCCAAACCCGCGAAGCCCGTCCGCAACGCCGATGGCGCGCCGTGA
- a CDS encoding DEAD/DEAH box helicase, giving the protein MIFSQLPPVLGEALAERGYEQPTAVQAAVLEPEAKGRDLIVSAQTGSGKTVAFGMAMADLLIADDMTVFGTAPAALVIAPTRELALQVSRELMWLYGKAGSRIATCVGGMDASKERRNLSRGAQIVVGTPGRLRDHLERGALDLSELKAVVLDEADEMLDMGFREDLEEILDATPEGRRTLLFSATMPKPIVALARRYQDDALRISTVGDDRGHGDIAYQAMTVSPADVDAAVVNLLRFHEAETAILFCATRDNVRRLHATLQERGFTAVALSGEHSQNERNHALQALRDRRARVCVATDVAARGIDLPTLTLVVHVEIPRDAETLQHRSGRTGRAGKKGTAVIVVPYPRRRRVESMLRGARIEAEWIDAPTPDDIRKQDRERLLSALMEPVEFDDEDRALAQRLIAEKSPEDIAAALVRAHRAAMPQPEELIPNTPEARQAAQKERHRPGFEDVVWFRLDIGRRQNADARWILPLLCRRGHITKNEVGAIRIAGNETFVQVPTAIAGKFEASVARTAGTDDGGDVTITRSDEAPREQARENRRGGFDPRGGGDDGERRGKPRPPYGGNGGKGRFAKGGRKPFGDRDGGPGKPGGFKGKPKGKPHRKGAPKEP; this is encoded by the coding sequence ATGATTTTTTCCCAACTCCCGCCGGTTCTCGGCGAAGCCCTTGCCGAACGCGGCTATGAACAACCCACCGCCGTGCAGGCCGCCGTGCTGGAACCCGAAGCGAAAGGCCGCGACCTCATCGTGTCGGCGCAGACCGGTTCGGGCAAGACCGTCGCCTTTGGCATGGCCATGGCCGACCTGCTGATCGCGGACGACATGACCGTGTTCGGCACCGCGCCCGCCGCGCTCGTCATCGCGCCGACGCGCGAACTCGCCCTGCAGGTCAGCCGCGAGCTCATGTGGCTCTATGGCAAGGCAGGTTCGCGCATTGCCACCTGCGTCGGCGGCATGGACGCATCGAAGGAACGCCGCAACCTCAGCCGCGGGGCGCAGATCGTGGTCGGCACGCCGGGCCGGCTGCGCGACCATCTCGAACGCGGCGCGCTCGACCTGTCGGAACTGAAGGCGGTCGTCCTCGACGAGGCGGACGAGATGCTCGACATGGGATTCCGGGAGGATCTGGAAGAAATCCTCGACGCGACGCCCGAAGGTCGCCGCACGCTGCTGTTCTCCGCGACCATGCCGAAACCGATCGTGGCGCTCGCCCGCCGGTATCAGGACGATGCCCTGCGCATTTCCACCGTCGGCGACGATCGCGGCCATGGCGATATCGCGTATCAGGCGATGACCGTGTCGCCCGCCGACGTCGATGCCGCCGTGGTCAACCTGCTGCGCTTTCACGAGGCGGAGACGGCGATCCTGTTCTGTGCGACGCGCGACAATGTGCGCCGCCTGCATGCCACGCTTCAGGAGCGCGGATTTACCGCCGTCGCCCTGTCGGGCGAGCATTCGCAGAACGAACGCAACCATGCGTTGCAGGCGCTGCGCGATCGCCGTGCGCGCGTGTGCGTCGCCACCGATGTCGCCGCGCGCGGGATCGACCTGCCGACCCTCACGCTCGTCGTGCATGTCGAGATTCCGCGCGATGCCGAAACGCTTCAGCACCGCTCGGGCCGGACCGGCCGCGCGGGCAAGAAGGGCACCGCGGTCATCGTCGTGCCCTATCCCCGCCGCCGCCGCGTCGAATCCATGTTGCGCGGCGCCCGGATCGAGGCGGAGTGGATCGACGCCCCGACCCCCGACGACATTCGCAAGCAGGACCGCGAACGCCTGCTTTCCGCATTGATGGAGCCGGTGGAATTCGACGACGAGGATCGCGCATTGGCGCAGCGCCTCATCGCCGAAAAATCGCCCGAGGATATCGCGGCCGCGCTGGTCCGCGCCCATCGCGCCGCCATGCCGCAGCCCGAGGAGCTGATCCCCAACACGCCCGAGGCACGCCAGGCCGCGCAGAAGGAACGCCACCGCCCCGGTTTCGAGGATGTCGTGTGGTTCCGTCTCGACATCGGGCGGCGTCAGAACGCGGACGCGCGCTGGATCCTGCCGCTTTTGTGCCGGCGCGGGCATATCACCAAGAACGAGGTTGGCGCGATTCGCATCGCCGGCAACGAAACCTTCGTGCAGGTGCCGACCGCGATCGCCGGCAAGTTCGAGGCATCGGTCGCGCGCACCGCGGGCACCGACGATGGCGGCGACGTGACCATCACCCGGTCGGACGAAGCCCCGCGCGAACAGGCGCGCGAGAACCGTCGCGGCGGTTTCGACCCGCGCGGCGGCGGCGATGACGGCGAACGCCGGGGCAAGCCGCGCCCGCCCTATGGCGGGAATGGCGGCAAGGGCCGGTTCGCGAAGGGTGGCCGCAAGCCGTTCGGCGACCGTGACGGCGGTCCCGGCAAGCCTGGCGGCTTCAAGGGCAAGCCGAAGGGCAAACCCCACCGCAAGGGCGCACCCAAGGAGCCGTAA
- a CDS encoding YaiI/YqxD family protein: MPPMATIGDIGTGLRILVDADACPVKEEIYKVAFRHAVPVAIVSNSHFRVPAHPLVRQIVVDDGFDAADDWIAARVDGDALIVTTDILLADRGLKAGGTVIAPNGKPFTTASIGSAIATRAIMADLRAGIGQGGEQIGGPPPFRKSDRSQFLQVLDREIVRLGRQARSTPS, translated from the coding sequence ATGCCCCCCATGGCGACCATCGGCGACATCGGCACCGGCCTCAGGATACTGGTCGATGCCGATGCCTGCCCGGTGAAGGAGGAGATCTACAAGGTTGCCTTTCGCCACGCGGTCCCCGTCGCCATCGTCAGCAACAGCCATTTCCGGGTGCCCGCGCATCCGCTCGTGCGGCAGATCGTGGTGGACGATGGCTTCGACGCGGCGGACGACTGGATCGCGGCGCGGGTCGATGGCGATGCATTGATCGTGACGACCGACATCCTGCTGGCCGACCGCGGCTTGAAGGCGGGCGGCACCGTCATCGCGCCCAATGGCAAGCCGTTCACCACCGCCTCGATCGGAAGCGCCATCGCCACGCGCGCGATCATGGCGGACCTGCGCGCCGGTATCGGGCAGGGCGGCGAACAGATCGGCGGACCGCCACCGTTTCGCAAATCCGACCGCTCGCAATTCCTTCAGGTGCTGGACCGCGAAATCGTGCGGCTGGGGCGGCAGGCGCGATCGACGCCGTCCTGA
- a CDS encoding flagellar biosynthetic protein FliQ codes for MDESSALLALTDRMLWTTALVAAPILLAALAVGLIVGVIQAATSVNEQTLTFVPKLAMIALVLVLMGAGMMGLIGDFAKDIFAQIANISLL; via the coding sequence ATGGACGAATCCTCCGCCCTTCTCGCCCTTACGGACAGGATGCTGTGGACGACCGCGCTGGTGGCCGCGCCGATCCTGCTCGCGGCGCTGGCCGTCGGGCTCATCGTCGGGGTGATCCAGGCCGCCACATCGGTCAACGAACAGACGCTCACCTTCGTGCCGAAACTGGCAATGATCGCGCTCGTGCTCGTGCTCATGGGGGCGGGCATGATGGGGCTGATCGGCGATTTCGCGAAGGATATCTTTGCGCAGATCGCCAATATCTCGCTGCTGTGA
- the fliD gene encoding flagellar filament capping protein FliD: MKGAEGQNNGFVVEGTGASAGGGAPGSIDYLNWSPATDSGQLKQASADALYSFDGIQMRSPTNTATNLPGGLSLTLTGVNTGNPATITFADRATQIESMMADFTAALNDISGQLAQTAAPLGGELGNDPGARALKRDLSAFAGLVVMPNAAPGEPSRLADLGLTRDRDGTFRLDVARLKTTLADAPEAAAAMFTTGLYGVFSTLDNLARRTSSATDPGRIGGSIKRYTRQREAITESLTKIGEQQDRLREQMTKTFAASDSRVAQSQSTLSFLKSQIAVWNAARD; the protein is encoded by the coding sequence ATGAAGGGCGCCGAGGGGCAGAACAACGGTTTCGTGGTCGAGGGCACCGGGGCGAGTGCGGGCGGCGGTGCGCCCGGATCCATCGACTATCTCAACTGGTCGCCCGCCACCGATAGCGGACAGCTCAAACAAGCCTCCGCCGACGCACTTTACAGCTTTGACGGCATTCAGATGCGTTCGCCCACCAATACGGCGACCAACCTGCCCGGCGGGCTGTCGCTCACGCTGACCGGCGTGAACACGGGCAATCCGGCGACGATCACCTTTGCCGACAGAGCCACGCAGATCGAGAGCATGATGGCGGATTTCACCGCCGCGCTGAACGATATTTCCGGGCAGCTTGCGCAGACCGCCGCGCCGCTGGGTGGCGAGCTGGGCAATGATCCCGGTGCGCGCGCGCTCAAACGCGATCTTTCCGCCTTTGCCGGTCTCGTGGTGATGCCCAATGCGGCGCCCGGCGAACCATCCCGCCTCGCCGATCTCGGGCTGACGCGGGACAGAGACGGCACGTTCCGCCTCGATGTGGCCCGGTTGAAAACCACGCTGGCCGACGCGCCGGAGGCCGCGGCCGCCATGTTCACCACCGGGCTTTATGGCGTTTTTTCCACGCTCGACAATCTGGCCCGCCGCACCAGTTCTGCGACCGATCCGGGCCGCATCGGCGGTTCGATCAAGCGGTATACGCGGCAGCGCGAGGCCATTACCGAGAGCCTGACCAAGATCGGCGAACAGCAGGACCGCCTGCGCGAGCAGATGACGAAGACGTTCGCCGCATCCGATTCGCGCGTGGCGCAATCGCAATCGACGCTGTCCTTCCTGAAGAGCCAGATCGCCGTGTGGAACGCGGCGCGGGATTGA
- a CDS encoding SDR family NAD(P)-dependent oxidoreductase: MKITKDTVAVVTGGASGLGAATARALAAKGAKVALFDRDAERGAQMADEIGGLFCETDVTDKASIEAAFAKSREKLGQETILVCCAGIVVAQKTASRSREDDSIKTFDFGAFEKVIDINLVGTFRCIALAAQGMMSLPAGEDGERGAIVTTASVAAEDGQIGQAAYTASKAGVLGMTLPVARDLMGEGIRINTILPGIFQTPMMEGMPEKVQDALAASVPFPKRLGKPSEYADIALTLIENAYVNGTSIRLDGGIRMAPR, from the coding sequence ATGAAGATTACCAAGGACACCGTTGCCGTCGTCACCGGCGGGGCTTCCGGCCTTGGCGCCGCGACGGCCCGCGCCCTTGCCGCGAAGGGCGCAAAGGTCGCGCTTTTCGACCGGGATGCCGAACGCGGCGCGCAGATGGCGGACGAGATCGGCGGGCTGTTCTGCGAAACCGACGTCACGGACAAGGCCAGCATCGAGGCGGCCTTTGCCAAATCGCGTGAAAAGCTGGGGCAGGAAACGATCCTCGTATGCTGTGCCGGGATCGTCGTCGCGCAGAAAACCGCATCGCGCAGCCGCGAGGACGACAGCATCAAGACCTTCGATTTCGGCGCCTTCGAAAAGGTGATCGACATCAATCTGGTCGGCACGTTCCGGTGCATCGCCCTCGCCGCGCAGGGGATGATGAGCCTGCCCGCGGGCGAGGATGGCGAGCGCGGCGCGATCGTCACCACCGCATCGGTCGCGGCGGAGGACGGGCAGATCGGCCAGGCCGCCTATACCGCTTCGAAGGCCGGCGTGCTGGGCATGACGCTGCCGGTCGCGCGCGATCTCATGGGGGAGGGGATTCGCATCAACACGATCCTGCCCGGCATTTTCCAGACACCGATGATGGAAGGCATGCCCGAAAAGGTGCAGGATGCGCTCGCCGCGTCGGTGCCGTTCCCCAAACGCCTGGGCAAGCCGTCGGAATATGCCGACATCGCGTTGACCCTGATCGAGAATGCCTATGTCAACGGGACCAGCATCCGGCTCGACGGCGGGATCCGCATGGCGCCGCGCTGA